One segment of Panicum virgatum strain AP13 chromosome 1K, P.virgatum_v5, whole genome shotgun sequence DNA contains the following:
- the LOC120709075 gene encoding long-chain-alcohol oxidase FAO2-like isoform X1 — protein MGAGGKRGHPLLRGGGARTERYTHGFSASQMAALTALCGALVPSLPPAGGRSLQEEDGGRGGGGDKVVEEFLLASAADAPVPDEVAELMSRRCLPEALALVRAVLWLLGTRLGSLALCGASPCLSWRFPFVRRFAELPPEQREAAARRWSRQALLPPLRMFFLITKVFCLYVFYSWTDEKSKNPHWRAIGYTPPLADEEPAAEEEAERPENRPLDDGIVETINETDASLLASLAGKGLAVTEDVARNVCRVECDVVIVGSGCGGGVSAAVLAGAGYKVVVIEKGNYFTARDYTSLEAPSMNHLYEAGGFVSTISGSALVLAGSTVGGGTAVNWSACIKTPDDVRGEWARDQGLPLFATDEYAAAMDKVFERLGVTHGCTEEGLQNKVLRKGCEKLGYKVEPVSRNSSEGHYCGSCGFGCRTGDKRGTDTTWLVDAVSRGAVILTGCKAEKLLLERSGGGGDAGGRAQRCVGVVARSTNPAITRTLEVRARATISACGSLLTPVLLRGSGLSNRHIGENLHLHPTALVWGYFPDTAPDLRGKTYEGGIITCLHKLEGPGGAPARAILETPAMGPASAGTLFPWVSGRDMKERMLRYGRTVHLFSLVRDRGSGTVHGERRVTYHLDAADREDMRAGLRRALRVLAAAGAAEIGTHRSDGQRFVCRGATEAALEEFLDGVGVVRGPQSKAEDWSLCCTAHQMGSCRMGATAADGAVDARGESWEAGGLYVCDGSVLPSAVGVNPMVTIQSVAYCLATGIAESLRRDTASEKSYRYHAFTA, from the exons ATGGGCGCGGGCGGCAAGCGGGGGCACCCTCTCCTGAGGGGCGGGGGCGCGAGGACGGAGCGCTACACCCACGGGTTCTCGGCGTCCCAGATGGCCGCGCTCACGGCCCTGTGCGGCGCGCTGGTGCCGTCGCTGCCGCCCGCGGGCGGCCGGAGCCtgcaggaggaggacggcggccgcggcgggggcggcgacaAGGTCGTGGAGGAGTTCCTCCTGGCCTCGGCCGCCGACGCGCCCGTGCCGGACGAGGTCGCGGAGCTCATGTCGCGGCGGTGCCTCCCGGAGGCGCTGGCGCTGGTGCGCGCGGTGCTGTGGCTGCTGGGCACGCGGCTGGGCTCCCTGGCGCTGTGCGGGGCGTCCCCGTGCCTGTCGTGGCGGTTCCCGTTCGTGCGCCGCTTCGCCGAGCTGCCCCCCGAGCAgcgcgaggccgcggcgcggcggtggagccgGCAGGCGCTGCTCCCGCCGCTgcgcatgttcttcctcatcacCAAGGTCTTCTGCCTCTACGTCTTCTACTCGTGG ACCGATGAGAAGTCGAAGAACCCGCACTGGCGCGCCATCGGCTACACCCCGCCGCTAGCCGAcgaggagccggcggcggaggaggaagcagaGCGTCCCGAGAACCGGCCCCTCGACGACGGCATCGTGGAGACGATCAACGAGACCGACGCGTCCCTGCTGGCGTCGCTCGCGGGGAAGGGGCTCGCGGTGACCGAGGACGTGGCGCGGAACGTGTGCAGGGTCGAGTGCGACGTCGTCATCGTCGGCTCCGGCTGCGGCGGGGGCGTGTCGGCCGCGGTGCTCGCGGGGGCGGGCTACAAGGTGGTCGTGATCGAGAAAGGGAACTACTTCACGGCGCGGGACTACACGTCCCTCGAGGCGCCGTCCATGAACCATCTCTACGAGGCCGGCGGGTTCGTCAGCACGATCAGTGGCAGCGCGCTGGTGCTGGCCGGCTCGAcggtcggcggcggcacggccgtGAACTGGTCCGC CTGCATCAAGACCCCCGACGACGTGCGCGGGGAGTGGGCGCGCGATCAGGGGCTCCCGCTGTTCGCCACCGACGAgtacgccgccgccatggacaaGGTGTTCGAGCGGCTCGGCGTGACGCACGGGTGCACGGAGGAGGGGCTCCAGAACAAGGTGCTCCGCAAGGGGTGCGAGAAGCTCGGGTACAAGGTGGAGCCGGTGTCGAGGAACTCGTCGGAGGGCCACTACTGCGGCAGCTGCGGGTTCGGCTGCCGCACGGGCGACAAGCGCGGCACGGACACGACGTGGCTGGTCGACGCGGTGAGCCGCGGCGCGGTGATCCTGACGGGGTGCAAGGCCGAGAAGCTGCTGCTGGagcgtagcggcggcggcggcgacgcaggCGGCAGGGCGCAGCGATGCGTCGGCGTGGTGGCGAGGAGCACCAACCCGGCGATCACGAGGACGCTGGAGGTGCGCGCCAGGGCGACcatctcggcgtgcgggtcgcTCCTGACGCCGGTGCTGCTGCGCGGGAGCGGGCTCAGCAACCGGCACATCGGCGAgaacctccacctccacccgaCGGCGCTGGTGTGGGGCTACTTCCCGGACACCGCGCCGGACCTCCGGGGCAAGACGTACGAGGGCGGCATCATCACTTGCCTGCACAAGCTGGAAGGCCCGGGGGGCGCGCCGGCCCGCGCCATCCTGGAGACGCCGGCGATGGGCCCCGCCTCCGCGGGGACGCTGTTCCCCTGGGTGTCCGGGCGCGACATGAAGGAGCGGATGCTCCGGTACGGGCGCACGGTGCACCTCTTCTCCTTGGTCAGGGACCGCGGGTCCGGCACCGTGCACGGCGAGCGCCGGGTCACGTACCACCTCGACGCGGCGGACCGGGAGGACATGCGCGCGGGCCTGCGCCGCGCGCTGCGtgtcctggcggcggcgggcgcggcggagaTCGGCACGCACCGCAGCGACGGGCAGCGGTTCGTGTGCAGGGGCGCCacggaggcggcgctggaggagTTCCTGGACGGCGTGGGCGTGGTGCGCGGGCCGCAGTCGAAGGCCGAGGACTGGAGCCTGTGCTGCACGGCGCACCAGATGGGGAGCTGCCGGATGGGCGCCACGGCCGCGGACGGCGCCGTGGACGCGCGCGGCGAGAGCTGGGAGGCCGGGGGCCTGTACGTGTGCGACGGCAGCGTCCTGCCGAGCGCCGTGGGCGTCAACCCCATGGTCACCATCCAGTCCGTCGCCTACTGCCTCGCCACAGGCATCGCCGAGTCGCTCAGGCGCGACACGGCATCTGAGAAGAGCTACCGATACCACGCTTTTACCGCTTGA
- the LOC120709075 gene encoding long-chain-alcohol oxidase FAO2-like isoform X2: MGAGGKRGHPLLRGGGARTERYTHGFSASQMAALTALCGALVPSLPPAGGRSLQEEDGGRGGGGDKVVEEFLLASAADAPVPDEVAELMSRRCLPEALALVRAVLWLLGTRLGSLALCGASPCLSWRFPFVRRFAELPPEQREAAARRWSRQALLPPLRMFFLITKVFCLYVFYSWTDEKSKNPHWRAIGYTPPLADEEPAAEEEAERPENRPLDDGIVETINETDASLLASLAGKGLAVTEDVARNVCRVECDVVIVGSGCGGGVSAAVLAGAGYKVVVIEKGNYFTARDYTSLEAPSMNHLYEAGGFVSTISGSALVLAGSTVGGGTAVNWSACIKTPDDTPDDVRGEWARDQGLPLFATDEYAAAMDKVFERLGVTHGCTEEGLQNKVLRKGCEKLGYKVEPVSRNSSEGHYCGSCGFGCRTGDKRGTDTTWLVDAVSRGAVILTGCKAEKLLLERSGGGGDAGGRAQRCVGVVARSTNPAITRTLEVRARATISACGSLLTPVLLRGSGLSNRHIGENLHLHPTALVWGYFPDTAPDLRGKTYEGGIITCLHKLEGPGGAPARAILETPAMGPASAGTLFPWVSGRDMKERMLRYGRTVHLFSLVRDRGSGTVHGERRVTYHLDAADREDMRAGLRRALRVLAAAGAAEIGTHRSDGQRFVCRGATEAALEEFLDGVGVVRGPQSKAEDWSLCCTAHQMGSCRMGATAADGAVDARGESWEAGGLYVCDGSVLPSAVGVNPMVTIQSVAYCLATGIAESLRRDTASEKSYRYHAFTA; this comes from the exons ATGGGCGCGGGCGGCAAGCGGGGGCACCCTCTCCTGAGGGGCGGGGGCGCGAGGACGGAGCGCTACACCCACGGGTTCTCGGCGTCCCAGATGGCCGCGCTCACGGCCCTGTGCGGCGCGCTGGTGCCGTCGCTGCCGCCCGCGGGCGGCCGGAGCCtgcaggaggaggacggcggccgcggcgggggcggcgacaAGGTCGTGGAGGAGTTCCTCCTGGCCTCGGCCGCCGACGCGCCCGTGCCGGACGAGGTCGCGGAGCTCATGTCGCGGCGGTGCCTCCCGGAGGCGCTGGCGCTGGTGCGCGCGGTGCTGTGGCTGCTGGGCACGCGGCTGGGCTCCCTGGCGCTGTGCGGGGCGTCCCCGTGCCTGTCGTGGCGGTTCCCGTTCGTGCGCCGCTTCGCCGAGCTGCCCCCCGAGCAgcgcgaggccgcggcgcggcggtggagccgGCAGGCGCTGCTCCCGCCGCTgcgcatgttcttcctcatcacCAAGGTCTTCTGCCTCTACGTCTTCTACTCGTGG ACCGATGAGAAGTCGAAGAACCCGCACTGGCGCGCCATCGGCTACACCCCGCCGCTAGCCGAcgaggagccggcggcggaggaggaagcagaGCGTCCCGAGAACCGGCCCCTCGACGACGGCATCGTGGAGACGATCAACGAGACCGACGCGTCCCTGCTGGCGTCGCTCGCGGGGAAGGGGCTCGCGGTGACCGAGGACGTGGCGCGGAACGTGTGCAGGGTCGAGTGCGACGTCGTCATCGTCGGCTCCGGCTGCGGCGGGGGCGTGTCGGCCGCGGTGCTCGCGGGGGCGGGCTACAAGGTGGTCGTGATCGAGAAAGGGAACTACTTCACGGCGCGGGACTACACGTCCCTCGAGGCGCCGTCCATGAACCATCTCTACGAGGCCGGCGGGTTCGTCAGCACGATCAGTGGCAGCGCGCTGGTGCTGGCCGGCTCGAcggtcggcggcggcacggccgtGAACTGGTCCGCCTGCATCAAGACCCCCGACGAC ACCCCCGACGACGTGCGCGGGGAGTGGGCGCGCGATCAGGGGCTCCCGCTGTTCGCCACCGACGAgtacgccgccgccatggacaaGGTGTTCGAGCGGCTCGGCGTGACGCACGGGTGCACGGAGGAGGGGCTCCAGAACAAGGTGCTCCGCAAGGGGTGCGAGAAGCTCGGGTACAAGGTGGAGCCGGTGTCGAGGAACTCGTCGGAGGGCCACTACTGCGGCAGCTGCGGGTTCGGCTGCCGCACGGGCGACAAGCGCGGCACGGACACGACGTGGCTGGTCGACGCGGTGAGCCGCGGCGCGGTGATCCTGACGGGGTGCAAGGCCGAGAAGCTGCTGCTGGagcgtagcggcggcggcggcgacgcaggCGGCAGGGCGCAGCGATGCGTCGGCGTGGTGGCGAGGAGCACCAACCCGGCGATCACGAGGACGCTGGAGGTGCGCGCCAGGGCGACcatctcggcgtgcgggtcgcTCCTGACGCCGGTGCTGCTGCGCGGGAGCGGGCTCAGCAACCGGCACATCGGCGAgaacctccacctccacccgaCGGCGCTGGTGTGGGGCTACTTCCCGGACACCGCGCCGGACCTCCGGGGCAAGACGTACGAGGGCGGCATCATCACTTGCCTGCACAAGCTGGAAGGCCCGGGGGGCGCGCCGGCCCGCGCCATCCTGGAGACGCCGGCGATGGGCCCCGCCTCCGCGGGGACGCTGTTCCCCTGGGTGTCCGGGCGCGACATGAAGGAGCGGATGCTCCGGTACGGGCGCACGGTGCACCTCTTCTCCTTGGTCAGGGACCGCGGGTCCGGCACCGTGCACGGCGAGCGCCGGGTCACGTACCACCTCGACGCGGCGGACCGGGAGGACATGCGCGCGGGCCTGCGCCGCGCGCTGCGtgtcctggcggcggcgggcgcggcggagaTCGGCACGCACCGCAGCGACGGGCAGCGGTTCGTGTGCAGGGGCGCCacggaggcggcgctggaggagTTCCTGGACGGCGTGGGCGTGGTGCGCGGGCCGCAGTCGAAGGCCGAGGACTGGAGCCTGTGCTGCACGGCGCACCAGATGGGGAGCTGCCGGATGGGCGCCACGGCCGCGGACGGCGCCGTGGACGCGCGCGGCGAGAGCTGGGAGGCCGGGGGCCTGTACGTGTGCGACGGCAGCGTCCTGCCGAGCGCCGTGGGCGTCAACCCCATGGTCACCATCCAGTCCGTCGCCTACTGCCTCGCCACAGGCATCGCCGAGTCGCTCAGGCGCGACACGGCATCTGAGAAGAGCTACCGATACCACGCTTTTACCGCTTGA